The Falco biarmicus isolate bFalBia1 chromosome 20, bFalBia1.pri, whole genome shotgun sequence genome window below encodes:
- the NECTIN1 gene encoding nectin-1 isoform X2 has translation MASQLQTSCRASWWTIGVCILAAALLPGLQAQTVLVNDTVSGFIGTDVVLHCSFTNPLPNVKITQVTWQKATNGSKQNVAIYNPAMGVSILSPYKERVTFRNPSFKDGTIQLSRLELEDEGVYICEFATFPTGNRESQLNLTVLAKPTNRMEGTKRPLIAKSGRTEKILVATCTSSNGKPPSTVTWDTKLKGEAEFQEIRNSNGTITVISRYRLVPSREAHRQQLMCVVNYQLDRFTDSMTLNVQYEPEVTIEGFDGNWFLNRKDVKLICKSDANPPAHTYEWKLPNGTLPGSVEIQNNTIYFKGPVSYNVAGTYICEASNAIGTRSGLVEVNVTEFPYTPSPIDDRKSMVQPNIPTPVIGGIVGGVSLVLVVAVVLFVVLRRRRHTFKGDYSTKKHVYGNGYSKAGIPQHHPPMAQNLQYPDDSDDEKKPGPLGGSTYEDEDEDAGGERKLGGPNKYEEDAKRPYFTVDEGEAHPEPYDERTLGFQYDPEQLDIAENMVSQNDGSFISKKEWYV, from the exons GGCTGCAAGCTCAGACTGTCTTAGTCAATGACACAGTCTCGGGGTTTATCGGAACAGACGTGGTCCTGCATTGCAGCTTCACCAATCCGCTCCCCAATGTGAAGATCACGCAGGTCACGTGGCAGAAAGCCACCAACGGCTCCAAGCAGAATGTGGCCATCTACAACCCTGCCATGGGGGTCTCCATCCTCTCTCCCTACAAAGAGCGGGTGACTTTCCGGAATCCTTCCTTCAAAGATGGCACCATTCAACTCTCTCGGCTAGAGCTGGAGGATGAGGGAGTTTACATCTGTGAGTTTGCCACCTTCCCAACTGGCAACCGGGAAAGTCAACTGAACCTCACTGTGCTGG CGAAGCCCACAAATCGGATGGAGGGCACCAAGCGGCCACTTATTGCTAAGTCTGGCAGGACAGAAAAGATCTTGGTAGCTACCTGCACCTCCTCTAATGGGAAGCCCCCCAGCACTGTCACATGGGACACCAAGCTCAAAGGGGAAGCGGAGTTTCAGGAGATCCGGAATAGCAATGGCACCATCACAGTGATTAGCCGGTACCGACTGGTGCCGAGCCGGGAGGCCCATCGGCAGCAGCTCATGTGCGTGGTTAATTACCAGCTGGACCGCTTCACCGACAGCATGACCCTCAACGTGCAGT ATGAGCCAGAAGTCACTATTGAGGGCTTTGATGGCAACTGGTTTCTCAACCGGAAAGATGTGAAGCTGATATGCAAATCTGACGCCAACCCCCCAGCTCACACCTATGAATGGAAGCT GCCAAACGGGACTCTGCCAGGGAGCGTGGAAATCCAGAACAACACCATCTACTTTAAAGGGCCCGTCTCCTACAATGTGGCTGGCACCTACATCTGTGAGGCCTCCAACGCCATCGGTACACGGTCGGGCTTGGTGGAAGTCAATGTCACAG AATTTCCCTACACCCCGTCTCCAATCGATGATCGCAAATCCATGGTGCAGCCGAACATCCCCACACCGGTGATTGGGGGCATAGTGGGAGGAGTCTCGCTGGTCCTGGTGGTGGCCGTGGTGCTCTTTGTGGTACTCCGGCGCCGGCGTCACACCTTCAAGGGTGACTACAGCACAAAGAAGCACGTGTACGGCAATGGCTACAGCAAGGCCGGCATCCCGCAGCATCACCCCCCCATGGCCCAAAACCTCCAGTACCCTGACGACTCAGACGACGAGAAAAAGCCAGGCCCGCTGGGCGGCAGCACCTATGAAGACGAGGATGAGGATGCAGGAGGCGAGCGCAAGCTGGGTGGCCCCAACAAATATGAGGAGGATGCTAAGCGGCCTTACTTCACGGTAGACGAGGGGGAGGCGCACCCTGAACCTTACGACGAAAGGACACTCGGCTTCCAGTACGACCCCGAGCAGCTCGACATAGCGGAGAACATGGTCTCACAAAATGATGGatcttttatttccaaaaaggAGTGGTACGTGTAG